The Gloeocapsa sp. DLM2.Bin57 genome includes the window CTCGCCCATTCCCAGATACCAATACCTTTGGTGCAATGTTTAATTGCTTCGTCCATGGTGAGGTATTGTAGGTGATGTTGTTTATCAGAGACGATCACGTTTACGTAATCGGTACTGCGCAGACAGTGGTCAGCTACTGATAATAAACAGTTAGCATCAGGTGGGAGATAGACTCTGACTACTTCGGGACTCTTGTTAGTCACTACGTCAATAAAGCCTGGATCTTGGTGACTGAAGCCGTTGTGATCCTGACGCCAAACTAGAGAAGATAGTAGGATGTTCAGAGAAGATACCGAAGCACGCCAAGGTACATCGTGTTTACAGATATCTAACCATTTAGCGTGTTGGTTAAACATCGAGTCAACTACGTGAGCAAAAGCTTCATAGGTGTGGAATAAACCGTGACGCCCTGAAAGTAAATAACCTTCTAACCAACCTTGTAGGGTGTGTTCTGAGAGCATTTCCATCACCCGACCATCTTTAGATAAGAGACCCCCATCTTCGTCTTCGGGTAGTAAGTCAGCCATCCAGGTTTTCTTACTAACTTCGTAGATAGGATGGAGACGGTTAGAGGCTGTTTCATCTGGTCCAAATACTCGGAAGCTGGTCATATTGCGACGCATTACTTCTCTGAGGAATTCTCCGAGTTTTAAGGTATTTTCTACTTCGATTTTGCCAGGTCCTGGGATTTCTACGGCTAAGTCGCGGAAATCGGGCATAATTAACCCTTTACGTACTAAACCACCATTAGCTATGGGGTTAGCACTCATCCGGCGATGTCCTTTGGGTGACAATTCCTTGAGTTCGGGAATTAGTTTACCCTCTGCGTCGAAGAGTTCCTCGGGTTTATAACTCTTCATCCACTCTGCTAGGAGTCTGACGTGTTCGGGGTTGCTGTGCATTCCACCCATGGGGACTTGGTGGGCACGCCAGAAACCTTCTACTTTTTTACCATCTACATAATCTGGTCCTGTCCAACCTTTGGGTGTACGTAGGACGATCATGGGCCATCTGGGACGTTCGGCTACTCCTGTACTGCGCGCTTGTTCTTGAATTTCCCGAATTTTGAGCACGCATTCTTCTAGGGTTGCTGCCATTTTTTGGTGCATCCCTTCGATATCGTCTCCACCTTCTACAAAGTAAGGAGTATAACCATATCCTTTGAAGAGGTTGTCTAATTCTTCGTGACTAATACGAGACAAGATGGTGGGGTTGGCAATCTTATAACCATTCAAGTTCAGAATTGGTAAAACCGCTCCATCATGAATGGGGTTAATAAATTTGTTAGAGTGCCATGAGGTAGCTAGAGGTCCTGTTTCTGCTTCTCCATCTCCTGCTACTACTACAGTAATTAGATCAGGATTGTCTAAAACTGAGCCGTAAGCGTGGGAAACACTATACCCTAGTTCTCCACCTTCGTGGATAGATCCTGGTGTTTCTGGGGTTACGTGGCTACCAATATGACCTGGGAAGGAAAACTGTTTAAAGAATTTTCTCATCCCTTCTTCGTCTTCGGTTTTATCGGGATAAATTTCTGAATACGTTCCCTCTAAGTACACAGGTCCTAATACCCCAGGCGCACCGTGACCTGGACCTGCCATGAAAATCATGTTTAGGTCGTATTTGTTGATCAAACGGTTTAGGTGTACGTAGGTGAAACTTAAAGCGGGAGACGCTCCCCAGTGTCCTAAAAGACGGTATTTTATATGTTCTGGTGTTAGTGTTTCTTTGAGTAGGGGGTTGTCTTTGAGGTAGATCATCCCTACTGCTAGATAGTTCGCAGCTCGCCAATAGGCGTCAATTTTCCTTAGTTCTTCTTCTGATAATGCCGATAAATTTGCGGAAGTTTCTGGTGTTGGTGCTTGAACCATATACAATCCTAATCGTCGTTTTTTGTTCTCTTTTGAACTTTAACATCATCTGGCAATAATTAGGTTAAAAATCCCTTAAATATTATCGGTAATTAACAGTATCAATTAATACAGTTTTTCTGAAACTATTGCTATAACTCAGTTTAACCGATTATTTTTTCAATTTATTAAAAAAAACTTAATTTTTTATCAGGTTTTAGTTAAGAAAAGGTTAAAGGATTGACACTTTCTACTCCATAACCCTGAACGTAATCAACACCCATTGCTGCTACTTGGTCACGTATCTGATCATTCTCTACCCACTCAGCTACGGTTTTTACTTCTAATAACTGCGCTATTTTTACTATAGACTCTACGATAATATAGTTAAGTTCGTTGTTGATATTCTTAATAAAACTTCCGTCTATTTTGATATAATCAATGGGCAATTTTTTTAAATAGCTAAAGGAAGACATTCCTGTCCCAAAATCATCCAGAGCAAATTGACAACCTAGGTTTTTTAATTTTTTAATAAATTTGATGGCTTGTTGGATATTGTTAATGGCTGCTGTTTCGGTAATTTCAAAACAAATTGATTCTGGTTTAAGATACTGGTTAGTAAATATATCCTCTAAAAAGCTTAAAAATATTTCTTCTCCAATGGTAGTAGCTGAAAGGTTAATCAGGTAATAATTATTGGTCTGTTCATTTCTGGAGTATTCTTCTAGCATTTTTATGACTAAACAATCAATATCAGTCATCAACCCGTATCTTTCAGCTGCTGGAATAAAGTTTAAAGGTGTAATTATTCTACCATCTTCACCAATCATTCGCACTAAAATCTCAGCGATTTGAGGTTGTTTGGATTGATATTTGGCTGTTTCTATTTTTTGCTGATACAGACAAAATCTTTGCTCTTTAATAGCTTGATTAACTCTAATTGTCCATTGGCGATCGCTCCTCATTGTTGTTAACACTAGATCGCTGTTTTGATAAACTTGAATTTTGTTACGTCCTTTTTCTTTAGCTGCTAAACAAGCTGCATCAGCAGCACTTAAAATTAAGATAGAGTCACTACTATTTTGATTAATTTCAATTAACCCAAAACTCGCACTAATCCTAAAGATTGTTTCGGAATAGATAAAATTAAAGTTCTTGATTTTGTCTCTAATTTGTCTAATCAGATTCTGAGCAGTCTCTACATCATAATATAGTAATAAAATACCAAACTCATCACCACCTAACCGCGCTATAATAGCATGGTGTCCTAATTCTTGTAATAATATTTGACTGAGTTGTTGGAGGAGTTGATCTCCTGCTATATGACCACAGGTATTGTTAATGATTTGAAATCTATCTAAGTCTAAATAACAGAAACAGTGAGAGATGTTAGAATTTTTGACAGAGGCGATCGCTTTATCTAATTCTTGTAGGAAAAAACTACGGTTATATAATCCTGTGACTTGATCCCTTTCTACTTGATATTTAAATTGACTGATTAAACTGTTATTACGTTGCAGATTATTAAAAATTAATAGATAACCTTTTAAAACTTGATTATTAGTATAAAGTCCAATAACGATAAATTCTACTTGATAGGTTTGTTGTTGAGTACAAGTTAACCAATAATCATAACCAAAACTTAATAAGTTATTAATGGGTTTAGATGTCTCAATAATATTTTGAATCGATTTATTTCTGAGACGAAAAACCTCATCTAATTGACATCCTTTAGCATTTTTATTGGTGAATCCTGTTAATTTACTAGCTTGATAATTGAGATAGGTAACGCGATAATTAATATTTGTAATAATGTAAGCGTCTTTAAGTACATCCAAACCTGTATTAGCTATAGGTTGTTTCAGAGATATGGTCTCTGCTAGTTCCACGTTTTTAGTAACGTCTAATACCAAAGAGAGAACAGATAATAATTTCCCTTCTTCATCAAAAAGTATAGAATTATACCATTCACAATAAACAACGCGACCATCTTTAGTATAATTACGATTAAAGCTGATATTTCTAGTAACCTTTTTACCAAGGAGATCATCCATGACTTCCGAGACGCGTTGAATGTCATCTTGATAGACAAAATCCCAAGCAAAAGGATGAAAACTAGCTACTTCTACCTCTTTCCACCCAAAGATATTCTCAGCCATATTAGACCATCTTTTCACCCTAAATTGTGCATCCCATTGCACAACCGCTAAAGGGGTGTTATCTAGGTGATAGTTTAATAAATCGATGGGATTCATAAAATTCGGTTAGAATGAGTTAAAAAAGATCAAGTCAAAGATGGTACAAGTACTTAGTCAAAATAATAACAAAGTATTAGCTCAAGAGGGAATAGCATTAATCAGTAAAACTGGTTGTGAATATGGCGATATTCGTATTTGTCGATATCGTCAACAGAATTTAGGAACAAGGGATTTATCCCTAAATCGGCTTTCCGATAATGTTAATTTGGGTTTTGGAGTCAGAGTACTTTATCGGGGAGCTTGGGGTTTTGCGGCTAGTTCTATAATTAATACTGAGACGATCGCCCAAACTGTGATCAAAGCGGTAGAAATCGCTAAGGGTAGTCTTTTATCCCAACAACAACCAGTTAAATTAGCTCCTGTAGAAGCTTTTCAAGATAGTTATATCACCCCCATTCAAATCGATCCTTTTGACATATCTGTAGCCGAAAAAGCTGAGTTATTACTAGAGATTAATGAGAGAATTTTAACCTATCAGGATAGAGGTGTCAAAAAAGCTTATGGTTTTTTAAGCTTTACTAAGGAAGAGAAAACCTTCGCTTCTACAGAAGGATCATTAATCGAACAAACTATCTATCGTACTTACGGGGGTTTTGGTTGTACAGCGATCGCTTCAGGTGACGCCCAAAGTCGAAACTATGAATGTTCTCCTCGTAATGCAGGATATGAGAATATCTCCCGAGAGGATTTACTAGGGAATGTAGAGAGAGTAGCAACAGAAGCGATCGCCAAAGTTAACGCACCAGATGGACCATCGGGAATTACCACGGATTTAATCCTCAAACCAACTAATTTATGGTTAACCATTCATGAATCAGTTGGACATCCCACAGAATTAGATCGCGTCTATGGTTATGAGGCGAATTTTGCAGGGACTAGTTTTGCCACAACCGATAAGTTGCAGAAATTGCAGTATGGCGCACCTTGGATTAATTTTAAAGCGGATCGTATTCAAGAGCAAGGACGTAGTACTGTAGCTTACGATGACGAAGGAGTACCAGCCCAAGAATGGTACGTAGTCAAAGACGGTATTTTAGTAGATTATCTTACCGACAGAGAAACCGCACACCGTTTAGGGAGAGGTAGTAGCAATGGTTGCGCTTACGCTGATAGTTGGTCGAGTTTACCCATGGTGAGAATTCCTAATCTAGGTTTACAACCAGGTAAAGAGGGTGATAGTCATACCGCTACTCTTGAGGAAATGATCGCCGAAACTAAAGAAGGAATCTTGATTGATGGTATCGGTAGCTTTTCTATCGATCAACAGCGACGTAATTTCCAGTTTGGGGGTGATGCTTTCTGGCAAGTGAAAAACGGTAAAATTGTGGGAATGCTCAAAAACGTTACCTATCACTCCATGACTACCGACTTTTGGAATAGTGTAGAAGCGATCGGTCCAGAATCTAGTTGGCAACAATGCGGTACTAATATGTGTGGTAAGGGTGAACCAATGCAAGTAGCCCAAATGACCCATGGTTGCGTACCTGCGTTAGTGAAAAATATCCATATAGGTAAACACGTTTAAAAAAAGAGGGTATCTTCTGATACCCCAACTGGTTCATTTTACAAAACTCTAATATTTCTAGAGTTAAGACGAGGATCACCCTCAAGTACAGCAAATGGTGTTAGAGTGATGTCATATCAAGTTCGGGTGAATACTTACGATAAAAGTGAGGTAAGGCAGGAGGCTCCAGGGGCAGGAGGCAGGAGGAAAAGAAGAAGGTATCAAGGAACAAGTTTATTATAACTAATTAAACGTACATGATATCATTGTCTTGATCTAGGAAGGCTAATTTTCCATCACTGCGACTATAGACAAAACCGAGGCTAAAATTATAGAACCAATCATTAATTCACCAGGAAAGCTTCCCATCTCCCAATGAGCATAAGCCGTTCCAGGTCCACCTGTTGCTTCTACAGGTACAGAATCCTGTGCATTGAATCCAAAAATGCGTTGATATTCACGATTAGCTTGAGAACCTGTAAATCTAGGTTGTTGGCTATTTCTCCCTTGAAGATTATTGTCCCAAAGAGGACCAGCCCCAAAGCCAAGAACATGAGCCATTTCATGGACAATCAGATCTTCTAAGTTTCCTTGTTCTTGTACAATTTCGAGATCTGCTAAATCAAAAATCATCTCACCATAAAGAGGTAATCCAGGTAATTATATTTAGTTCTTCTGTGGTTATTAAGCGGAATCTAGGTTGATCGTATTCCAAATTACTCAATTCCCTTTTAGTTGTTCAGGGGAAGAAGAAAGGATCAAAATGTTATTTCTCTTCCCTTAAACTCAGGTTAAATTAGACACTTTGAGCTTGATTTTGGGGTTGGAATTTAAAGAGATTGTAAACTACATTACGACGAATATCGATCATCATCTCTAAAAACATCTCATAACCCTCCTGTTTATATTCAATCAGAGGATCTTTTTGTCCATAACCTCGTAAACCGATGGAATCTCGTAGTGCCTCCATACCTTGAAGATGTTCTCGCCAGAGATTATCAATCTGACTGAGGATAAAGAATCTTTCTGCTTGACGCATTAAACCAGGTTGGACTTTTTCTATCTGACTTTCTTTGATTTCATAGGCTTTGTGTACTTCTTCATGGAGAAAAGTTTTAATCTCATTGATGGTGAGATCGTCTAAATCTTTAACTCCTACATCTTCTAATAGATAGACGAACTCCTTGGCTTTAGCCACTAAATTTTCTAAATCCCATTCCTCTGGGGGAAGATCAGGATTAACATAAGCCTCAACGATTTCGTCCATGGTTTGGGTTGCGTATTGTAAGACTTGGTCTTTGATATCAAACCCTTGTAAGACACGACGACGTTCAGCATAGATAGCGCGACGTTGATTATTCATCACTTCGTCGTATTCAAAGACTTGTTTACGAGCATCATAGTAGAAAGTTTCTACCTTTTTCTGTGCACCTTCTAGGGAGTTAGTTAACACCTTTGATTCTATAGGCATATCTTCCTCAACGCGGAAGGCGTTCATTAAACCTGCCACGCGATCGCCCCCAAAAATGCGCAAGAGATTATCTTGTAAACTCAAGAAGAAACGAGTTGAACCAGGGTCACCCTGTCTTCCCGCGCGTCCACGTAATTGGTTATCAATGCGTCGTGATTCGTGACGTTCTGTCCCTATTACGTATAATCCCCCTAATTGAATTACCTCATCTTGTTCCTTAGAGGTAAAGTGCTCATATTCTTTACGAATGCGATTATAGACGCTGCGCAGATTTTGAATGACTGGGTCATCGGTGGGGGCTTTTTCGGCGGCGATCGCTATTTTTTCTTCTGCTTCTAACTCAGACAAACCCTGATAGCCGTACTCTTCTACTGCTAACTTTACGGCAGCTTTGAGCAATTCTTCCGTATCTTTAGATAGTTCTGTGGGGAAAATTTCCGTAGATGCGCGCCAAGTTTTTACTTTTTTCCCTAGTTCAAAACCTTGGGGGCGTTTGCGTCCACTTCCTAAAGCGGGAGTAGCTATACTAAATTTGCTGTCATCTTCTGGTTTAACCACTTGGGGTAAGAGATATTCTCTGATTTTGAGTCTTGCCATATAATCAGAGTTACCACCGAGGATAATATCAGTTCCACGTCCAGCCATATTAGTAGAGATAGTGACAGCGCCTTTTCTTCCTGCTTGGGCGACGATTTCTGATTCTTTCTCCACGTTTTCGGGACGCGCATTGAGTAGTTTATGGGGAATTCTTTCTTGGGCTAAAAGTTTAGAGAGTACCTCTGATTTTTCTACACTAGTTGTTCCCACCAACACTGGGCGACCTTCTTGGTGCATAGCTATGCATTCTCTAGCTACTGCTTGCCATTTGGCTTCTTCTGTTTTATAGACTACGTCTGATACATCCTGACGTCGTGAGGGAAGATTAGTAGGAATGATGGTTACTTCTAGTTTATAAACCTTTTCAAATTCTACCTCTTCTGTTTTCGCTGTACCGGTCATCCCACCTAATTTAGGGTAGAGTAAAAAGAAGTTTTGATAAGTGATAGTTGCTAGAGTTTGGGTTTCTTTTTGGATTTCTACTCTTTCTTTGGCTTCAACCGCTTGATGTAAACCATCACTCCAGCGTCTTCCTGATAACACCCTTCCTGTAAACTCATCAACGATAACTACTTCTCCATCTCTAACCATGTAGTTAACGTCTTTGATAAATAATTCTTTGGCTTTAATAGCGTTAAAGACATAGTGTGCCCAGGGATTATCAGGGTCATATAAGTCGGTTACGCCTAGGAGTTGTTCAGCTTTAGCAAAACCTGCATCTGTTAATAAAACGCTGCGGGCTTTTTCGTCTATTTCGTAGTCTCCCTCTTCTTCTTCGGTTTCTTTAACTAATTGTTCGGCTATTTCAGCGGCTTTGAGATATTTTTCGGTGGGACGTTCTACTTGTCCTGAGATAATTAGGGGTGTTCTAGCTTCGTCTATAAGTACAGAGTCAACCTCGTCTATAATACAATAATTAAAGGGTCTTTGCACTACTTCTTCTAAAGAAGTCGCCATATTATCCCGTAGATAGTCAAAACCCAACTCACTGTTAGTTGTGTAAGTTATGTCACAACCATAATTCTTTTTCCGCTCATTGGCGCTCATGTCATTTTGGACTAAGCCAACAGTTAAACCGAGAAACCGATGTACTTGTCCCATCCATTCGGCGTCTCTTCTAGCTAGATAGTCGTTGACGGTGACTACGTGAACACCTTTACCACTTAACGCGTTCAGATAAGCTGGTAGGGTTGCTACGAGGGTTTTTCCTTCTCCTGTTTTCATCTCGGCTATTTGACCTTGATGCAGGACTATCCCCCCAATTAACTGTACGTCGTAGTGACGTAGTCCTAAAACTCTCACCGCTGATTCTCTTACTAAAGCAAAAGCTTCAGGTAGGATCTCCCAGAGTATTTCTGCTTCTT containing:
- a CDS encoding phosphoketolase family protein, yielding MVQAPTPETSANLSALSEEELRKIDAYWRAANYLAVGMIYLKDNPLLKETLTPEHIKYRLLGHWGASPALSFTYVHLNRLINKYDLNMIFMAGPGHGAPGVLGPVYLEGTYSEIYPDKTEDEEGMRKFFKQFSFPGHIGSHVTPETPGSIHEGGELGYSVSHAYGSVLDNPDLITVVVAGDGEAETGPLATSWHSNKFINPIHDGAVLPILNLNGYKIANPTILSRISHEELDNLFKGYGYTPYFVEGGDDIEGMHQKMAATLEECVLKIREIQEQARSTGVAERPRWPMIVLRTPKGWTGPDYVDGKKVEGFWRAHQVPMGGMHSNPEHVRLLAEWMKSYKPEELFDAEGKLIPELKELSPKGHRRMSANPIANGGLVRKGLIMPDFRDLAVEIPGPGKIEVENTLKLGEFLREVMRRNMTSFRVFGPDETASNRLHPIYEVSKKTWMADLLPEDEDGGLLSKDGRVMEMLSEHTLQGWLEGYLLSGRHGLFHTYEAFAHVVDSMFNQHAKWLDICKHDVPWRASVSSLNILLSSLVWRQDHNGFSHQDPGFIDVVTNKSPEVVRVYLPPDANCLLSVADHCLRSTDYVNVIVSDKQHHLQYLTMDEAIKHCTKGIGIWEWASNDDQGVAADEPDVVMACCGDIPTMESLAATAILREEFPELKVRFINVVDLFKLLPEDEHPHGLSDIDFDTLFTPDMPVIFNFHGYPWLIHKLTYRRTNQQRIHVRGYKEEGNINTPLELAIRNQVDRFNLVIDVIDRVPKLQSRGAYVKERMKNAIIENLNHAFEQGIDRDEIVHWTWPY
- a CDS encoding EAL domain-containing protein, coding for MNPIDLLNYHLDNTPLAVVQWDAQFRVKRWSNMAENIFGWKEVEVASFHPFAWDFVYQDDIQRVSEVMDDLLGKKVTRNISFNRNYTKDGRVVYCEWYNSILFDEEGKLLSVLSLVLDVTKNVELAETISLKQPIANTGLDVLKDAYIITNINYRVTYLNYQASKLTGFTNKNAKGCQLDEVFRLRNKSIQNIIETSKPINNLLSFGYDYWLTCTQQQTYQVEFIVIGLYTNNQVLKGYLLIFNNLQRNNSLISQFKYQVERDQVTGLYNRSFFLQELDKAIASVKNSNISHCFCYLDLDRFQIINNTCGHIAGDQLLQQLSQILLQELGHHAIIARLGGDEFGILLLYYDVETAQNLIRQIRDKIKNFNFIYSETIFRISASFGLIEINQNSSDSILILSAADAACLAAKEKGRNKIQVYQNSDLVLTTMRSDRQWTIRVNQAIKEQRFCLYQQKIETAKYQSKQPQIAEILVRMIGEDGRIITPLNFIPAAERYGLMTDIDCLVIKMLEEYSRNEQTNNYYLINLSATTIGEEIFLSFLEDIFTNQYLKPESICFEITETAAINNIQQAIKFIKKLKNLGCQFALDDFGTGMSSFSYLKKLPIDYIKIDGSFIKNINNELNYIIVESIVKIAQLLEVKTVAEWVENDQIRDQVAAMGVDYVQGYGVESVNPLTFS
- a CDS encoding TldD/PmbA family protein, translated to MVQVLSQNNNKVLAQEGIALISKTGCEYGDIRICRYRQQNLGTRDLSLNRLSDNVNLGFGVRVLYRGAWGFAASSIINTETIAQTVIKAVEIAKGSLLSQQQPVKLAPVEAFQDSYITPIQIDPFDISVAEKAELLLEINERILTYQDRGVKKAYGFLSFTKEEKTFASTEGSLIEQTIYRTYGGFGCTAIASGDAQSRNYECSPRNAGYENISREDLLGNVERVATEAIAKVNAPDGPSGITTDLILKPTNLWLTIHESVGHPTELDRVYGYEANFAGTSFATTDKLQKLQYGAPWINFKADRIQEQGRSTVAYDDEGVPAQEWYVVKDGILVDYLTDRETAHRLGRGSSNGCAYADSWSSLPMVRIPNLGLQPGKEGDSHTATLEEMIAETKEGILIDGIGSFSIDQQRRNFQFGGDAFWQVKNGKIVGMLKNVTYHSMTTDFWNSVEAIGPESSWQQCGTNMCGKGEPMQVAQMTHGCVPALVKNIHIGKHV
- the secA gene encoding preprotein translocase subunit SecA, with product MLKALLGDPNARKIKKIQPIVTEINLLEEDIQKLSDDELRGKTGEFRQKLDKARNQREEAEILWEILPEAFALVRESAVRVLGLRHYDVQLIGGIVLHQGQIAEMKTGEGKTLVATLPAYLNALSGKGVHVVTVNDYLARRDAEWMGQVHRFLGLTVGLVQNDMSANERKKNYGCDITYTTNSELGFDYLRDNMATSLEEVVQRPFNYCIIDEVDSVLIDEARTPLIISGQVERPTEKYLKAAEIAEQLVKETEEEEGDYEIDEKARSVLLTDAGFAKAEQLLGVTDLYDPDNPWAHYVFNAIKAKELFIKDVNYMVRDGEVVIVDEFTGRVLSGRRWSDGLHQAVEAKERVEIQKETQTLATITYQNFFLLYPKLGGMTGTAKTEEVEFEKVYKLEVTIIPTNLPSRRQDVSDVVYKTEEAKWQAVARECIAMHQEGRPVLVGTTSVEKSEVLSKLLAQERIPHKLLNARPENVEKESEIVAQAGRKGAVTISTNMAGRGTDIILGGNSDYMARLKIREYLLPQVVKPEDDSKFSIATPALGSGRKRPQGFELGKKVKTWRASTEIFPTELSKDTEELLKAAVKLAVEEYGYQGLSELEAEEKIAIAAEKAPTDDPVIQNLRSVYNRIRKEYEHFTSKEQDEVIQLGGLYVIGTERHESRRIDNQLRGRAGRQGDPGSTRFFLSLQDNLLRIFGGDRVAGLMNAFRVEEDMPIESKVLTNSLEGAQKKVETFYYDARKQVFEYDEVMNNQRRAIYAERRRVLQGFDIKDQVLQYATQTMDEIVEAYVNPDLPPEEWDLENLVAKAKEFVYLLEDVGVKDLDDLTINEIKTFLHEEVHKAYEIKESQIEKVQPGLMRQAERFFILSQIDNLWREHLQGMEALRDSIGLRGYGQKDPLIEYKQEGYEMFLEMMIDIRRNVVYNLFKFQPQNQAQSV